A single Mangifera indica cultivar Alphonso chromosome 20, CATAS_Mindica_2.1, whole genome shotgun sequence DNA region contains:
- the LOC123204046 gene encoding LOB domain-containing protein 41-like produces the protein MRISCNGCRVLRKGCSDDCTIRPCLQWIRNPQSQANATLFLAKFYGRAGLVNLIDAGPAHLRPAIFKSLLFEACGRIVNPIHGSLGLMCSGSWQLCQAAVEAVLKGKPITSISSDSESAFRACDIRHVSKDNGSDKLHKVKSRTRCKRSGPKPNPSKLLPEGFLGEFCESKSHESEVSQHRSNGSDNGEGDSVSVETVEAKPVKSDGSDVELDLTLCL, from the exons ATGCGTATCAGCTGCAACGGCTGCCGTGTCCTCCGCAAAGGCTGCTCCGACGACTGCACCATCcgaccttgcctccaatggatCCGAAACCCCCAGTCGCAAGCCAATGCCACCCTCTTTCTAGCCAAATTCTACGGCCGCGCGGGCCTTGTCAACCTAATCGACGCCGGACCCGCTCATCTCCGTCCTG CAATATTTAAATCTTTGTTATTCGAGGCGTGCGGGCGGATTGTAAACCCGATTCATGGATCCCTCGGGTTGATGTGTTCCGGGAGCTGGCAGCTCTGTCAAGCCGCTGTTGAAGCCGTTCTCAAGGGCAAGCCGATCACTTCAATTTCCTCCGACTCTGAATCAGCTTTTCGAGCTTGTGATATTCGCCACGTGTCCAAGGATAATGGATCTGATAAGCTCCACAAAGTTAAGTCTCGGACGCGGTGTAAGCGATCGGGTCCTAAGCCGAATCCGAGTAAGTTATTACCCGAGGGCTTTTTAGGTGAGTTTTGTGAGTCAAAGAGTCATGAATCGGAGGTGAGTCAGCATCGGAGTAACGGAAGTGATAACGGAGAAGGTGACAGCGTGTCAGTTGAGACGGTGGAGGCTAAGCCAGTTAAGTCTGACGGGAGTGACGTGGAGCTGGACTTGACTTTGTGTTTATAA
- the LOC123204074 gene encoding zinc finger protein CONSTANS-LIKE 16-like, whose product MITEKKAANAMGGKTARACDGCLRKRARWYCASDDAFLCQACDASVHSANQLAGRHERLRLEVASAKLNGASNDKSVAAPAWHQGFTRKPRTPRPNKNVLMKQGKEKEKKKVSNFNNDPLVPEIGCEEGSLEENSSEEEQLLYQVPVFDPFASGLYCDTEIATVKEGGGCDLDDLQGFLQSDTDLAEFAADVERLLVSGLNEDCKEETETQANVNFGDSTVKVKDEEEEELDLNSCRFYPAFNITREGTDWNFDCKSPTIVNEEEEKVTPLADTAMANTECKLEMKGNVSLRLNYEAVINAWATQGRPWRTGTRPELNPKDFWPNCMGTCSEDHVHHFYGGAVWCHGRGDAGREARVSRYREKRRTRLFSKKIRYEVRKLNAEKRPRMKGRFVKRTNGASFITAAAAAASVSPYLKK is encoded by the exons ATGATCACTGAAAAGAAAGCTGCAAATGCTATGGGAGGAAAGACGGCAAGAGCCTGCGATGGCTGTTTACGCAAGCGGGCACGTTGGTATTGCGCCTCTGATGATGCCTTCCTTTGCCAAGCTTGTGATGCATCTGTTCACTCGGCGAACCAGCTCGCCGGCAGACACGAAAGGCTTCGACTTGAAGTTGCATCGGCCAAGCTGAATGGAGCATCAAATGATAAATCTGTAGCAGCTCCGGCATGGCACCAGGGGTTCACCAGAAAGCCGAGGACCCCGAGGCCTAATAAGAACGTGTTGATGAAACAAGGgaaggagaaagagaaaaagaaagtttcaaattttaataatgatccTCTTGTTCCTGAGATTGGTTGTGAAGAAGGGTCACTAGAGGAGAATTCATCAGAAGAAGAACAGCTGCTTTATCAGGTGCCGGTATTTGACCCGTTTGCTTCAGGTTTATACTGTGACACTGAAATCGCCACGGTGAAGGAAGGAGGAGGCTGTGATTTGGATGATTTACAAGGGTTCTTGCAATCAGATACGGATCTTGCTGAGTTTGCCGCTGATGTTGAGAGATTACTAGTAAGTGGGCTCAATGAAGACTGCAAAGAAGAAACTGAAACTCAAGCCAATGTAAACTTCGGAGACAGCACAGTGAAGgttaaagatgaagaagaagaggaattaGATCTTAACAGTTGCCGTTTTTATCCCGCTTTCAACATAACAAGAGAAGGAACAGACTGGAACTTTGACTGTAAATCACCGACTATAGTcaatgaggaagaagagaaagtgaCGCCTCTAGCAGATACAGCAATGGCGAACACCGAATGCAAACTTGAGATGAAGGGAAACGTATCTTTGAGATTAAATTATGAAGCTGTGATCAACGCTTGGGCTACCCAAGGTCGTCCATGGAGGACGGGGACCCGACCTGAGCTTAATCCCAAAGACTTCTGGCCCAACTGCATG GGCACATGTTCTGAAGATCATGTTCATCACTTCTACGGTGGAGCAGTGTGGTGTCACGGCCGTGGCGATGCAGGACGAGAGGCGAGAGTTTCAAGGTATAGAGAGAAGCGACGGACGCGGTTGTTTTCGAAGAAGATAAGGTACGAAGTGAGGAAGCTGAACGCGGAGAAGAGGCCTAGAATGAAAGGGAGGTTCGTTAAGAGGACTAATGGTGCTTCATTTATAACAGCTGCAGCTGCGGCTGCTTCTGTTTCTCCCTACCTGAAGAAATAA